The region GCCGTTTTTGTGCATTTCGCGCACCTGGTCCCAGGTAAGGTAACGGTTGTCGTGGCCGACGAGGCCGGTGACGATGAAGATGGTGGCGGTAAAGCCGTATTTCCTGAGGATGGGGTAGGCGTTGACATAGTTGTCGCCGTAGCCGTCGTCGAAGGTGATAAGGACAGGTTTGCCGGGCAGGGCGCGGCCGTATTTGAGGTAGGCCATGAGTTGGTCGGGGGTGATGGAGTGGTAGCCGTTTTCGGCCAGGTAGCTGATCTGGTGTTCGAATTCGGCGGGCGTGAGCGAGAGGCTGTGTTCGAAGTTGTCGACTTTATGGTAGTTGAGGATGGGGACGTCGGTGAGGTCGGCCGGCAGGTAACGGCGGCCGGCGACGGCCCTGGAGCCGGTGACGGCGGAGGCGAGGAGAACGAGGAGCAACAGGGCGGCCAGGCACGCGGGAATTATGCTTTTTTTGAAGTAGCCGGTGTACATGCCTCTCCCCTCCCCCCAAGTTTCATCTCGAAAACAAGGGAATTCGTTAAAAAATCCATCTACGGCGTTGCTCCTGCGGGCGCTTGCTAGCGTACGCCCGAGTACGCGTCGCTGCACGTCCTCGGTGCGCCTTGTATCTGGAGCTTTTTAACGAATTCGTATAAACCAATGTTATTTACAGACGTCTATTACGGAAGCCCCCGTTATTTCCTTTAATCGGTCCGGGCTGACGGGCAGGGCGGAATTGGCCGTCCCGGCGGCGGCGTAGACGATGTCGAAGTCCCACAGGCTGCGGTCGAGGTAGAGGGGCACGCCGGGGAGGATGCCGACGGGGGATACGCCGCCCGGCGGGAAGCCGGTTTCGTTCAGGACGGTTTCGGCGTCGGCGAATTTGACTTTCCTGGCGCCTAGTTCACGGCCGAGGGCTTTGACGTCGGTTTTCTTGTCGCCGCAGGTGGTGAGCAGCACCGGCCGGCCATCGGCGAGGAAGCAGAGCGTTTTGGCGATCTGGGCGGGGGTTACGCCGAGGGCCTGGGCGGCGAGCTCGGAGGTGTGGGTGCTGCTGTCGAAGAGGATGATTTCGAGGTCGGGGAACTGGCTGAGGAATTGTTTGACGCGTTCGAGGGGCAAGACGGGTACCTCCTTATTGTTCCTCCGCCCGGGGACGGCGGCCGCCTAGGAGCAGGCCGAGGGCGGCGACGGCGGCCAGGACGCTGAAGATTTGGGCGAGGCCGATGCCGAGAATGGTTTCGCCGTCGAGGCGCAGGCCGGCGAAGTAGTAGTGCCCGGCCGAGTAGAGGATGATGTATGTGAGGAAGATGGCGCCCGGCCGGAAGCGACGCAGGACCCGGCCGGCGGCGAGGAGCGCGAGCAGGAGGAATAGGTTCCAGCCTGATTCGTACATGAATACGGGGTGGAAGAAGTCGAATTGTTCGTAGCCGGCCGGTCGGAGGGCGTAGTCGATGTAGACGCCCCAGGCGAGGTCGGTGGGGGGACCGAAGGCTTCCTGGTTGAAGAAGTTGGCCCATTGGCCGACGGCTTGGCCGCAGGCGAGGGCGGGGGCGGCGAGGTCGGCCCACTCCCAGAAGGGGATGCGCCGCCGCCGGGCGTAGATGTAGAGGACGAGGATGAAGGCCAGCAGGGCGCCGTGGATGGCCAGCCCGCCCTGCCAAAGACAGAGGCTGTCGAGCGGCCGGTCGCGGTAGAGGCTCCAGTTGGCGGCGACGTAGTAGACGCGGGCGCCGATGACGCCTGCGGGCACGCTCCAGAAGAGGAGGTCGACGACGGGCTCGACCGGCCGGGACTGGCGAGCGGCCTGCCAAAGGAAAACGAGGAAGGCGGCCGTAACGGCGACGGCGATTATCAGCCCATACCAGTAGAATTGCAGCGGTCCCAGGGTGAACGCTATTTTGCCCATTGTTCAAAGTCACCTTTTTCGCTCGGCCGGATTCGTCCCTGGAGGGTCCGATTTTCCGATAGTGTAATTTTAACTCCTGGGCAAAAAAATTACTAGCTTTTTGACGTATAATTGTGTCGGACTGAGCCATAATAACAGCGAGGGTTCGTAATGGTCGAGCCAAGATCGGTATCGGATCCTGCGCCGGGTTCGGTATCGGTCGGCCAAAGATTGGTGTCAGGTCTGTCGGGCTTGGCATCAGTCGGCGGGCAGATCGCTGTGTGTCTTGTAAGGCTGTACGGTAGCCCAACTGTTGCCGTGTGGTCAAAAGGGATGTGCAGCGGTCGAGCTAAGACTGCCAGGGGTTCCGTAGATCTTCCGGGAATCTTGCAGGGGTCTGCCGTTGTCGGGAGATTGCGGCAGGTTTCGTAGGTATCCCTGGCAGTCGAGCAAAGGTCG is a window of Selenomonadales bacterium 4137-cl DNA encoding:
- a CDS encoding YbaK/EbsC family protein → MPLERVKQFLSQFPDLEIILFDSSTHTSELAAQALGVTPAQIAKTLCFLADGRPVLLTTCGDKKTDVKALGRELGARKVKFADAETVLNETGFPPGGVSPVGILPGVPLYLDRSLWDFDIVYAAAGTANSALPVSPDRLKEITGASVIDVCK
- a CDS encoding polysaccharide deacetylase family protein; translation: MYTGYFKKSIIPACLAALLLLVLLASAVTGSRAVAGRRYLPADLTDVPILNYHKVDNFEHSLSLTPAEFEHQISYLAENGYHSITPDQLMAYLKYGRALPGKPVLITFDDGYGDNYVNAYPILRKYGFTATIFIVTGLVGHDNRYLTWDQVREMHKNGFVFGSHTVNHKPLTKLRADELNAELTESAAEIERQLGVRPRYIAYPTGAYSLKVEEAVRKAGYRAAFTIRYGQVGLDSDPYALERIPLYHSGKSFRSFYYRITAAPLLERLGTRY
- the lgt gene encoding prolipoprotein diacylglyceryl transferase gives rise to the protein MGKIAFTLGPLQFYWYGLIIAVAVTAAFLVFLWQAARQSRPVEPVVDLLFWSVPAGVIGARVYYVAANWSLYRDRPLDSLCLWQGGLAIHGALLAFILVLYIYARRRRIPFWEWADLAAPALACGQAVGQWANFFNQEAFGPPTDLAWGVYIDYALRPAGYEQFDFFHPVFMYESGWNLFLLLALLAAGRVLRRFRPGAIFLTYIILYSAGHYYFAGLRLDGETILGIGLAQIFSVLAAVAALGLLLGGRRPRAEEQ